Genomic segment of Strigops habroptila isolate Jane chromosome 12, bStrHab1.2.pri, whole genome shotgun sequence:
TTGAACAGGCAGAAGGTAACACATGTGGAACTTACTGATTACCACTTCCTTACAGAACTGTTGACCTTATACACAGTATGTAATACCTGTGTGTTTGGCTTAATCTGCATCATAAGATTATAAAATTGGACAATGATTTTGGGAAAAGATAAAGTATGAATCCCttcaagaagaaatacaagtttTGATTCTGGAAATTGCTCCCAGAGATCAGCTAGAAAAGACACTTGGCTGCTTAGTCTTGTTCCTCTGCTTTAGCAGCCCCGTTTcttgaagagctgaaaaattTCAGGGTTTatcttcttttccccaaaacataAAACCTACTTAAGCTGCCAGGAGGTCCCAGGCTATTGAAAGTGGAATGATTTGGCAATAAAATTGAAGTGCTGGTTAGGCACCCATCAAAACTACATCCACATCCCTGTGGCCCAGAGGCTGAGGATACCATGCGTCCGTTTCTTCCCCAGCACAACGTGGGTTGTAACAACAGACCCACCTGCTGTCCTTTTTCCCCCAGACAAAAAAAGATAATCTGAAGTTAATATAAAGTTAGTAGATCTCTGGATTTTAGTATTTTATCTTGGATTAAGTTGGTTACCTATTTGCTGCATACTGGGTGTCTTAATCTTCTTAAGGAATGgtgattttccttttgtttaaagCAAAGAGTGCAAAATGCAACAGTGGATTCTTTAGTTTGAGAGCAGCTGCAGTAAGAGCCATGTTTGAGCACACTCCCCACGCTCACCCGAGGCTTCTCTGTCTTACTCTTTCCCTaagagctgctgtttgcaaGAGAGGCTTCTGTCCAGagacagagacaaaaaagaCTGTTAGGAAAGACTGGAATTCATGCTGAACTAGCCTTTCTAGACCGTATTCATCACAAACTGTCATGTGCCCCATAGCATAGTAACTAAATGTGACTAACACATCACATGCTTCTTTCCCCACCCTGTCTTTGGAAGAGAAGCATGTGCATTCacattttgtattcatttttattttcctttaataacGCACACATGGATCACCACATTTTGCTAGAAAAGGCCAGGCTGAAGCCAAGTACTTTCTGCTCAAAGACACACTTTTGGGTCAGTTCTCAAGAAAGTTCTGTTGCAAGAATCTCCATCTGGTTAAACTTTTAAACATTCACCCCCACACTGAGTTTTATAAGACCaaaaaagagggggagaggAAATTTCCCCTCCCACTAGcttatgttttctctttctgctcttcgCTGCAAGGGGACTCCTAGTATAGACTGTCTAAACTCCAGAGCTATTTGGAAAACATGGGGTTGGGAAAAAATAGCCCAAGCAGGACTATCTACAACTATCCTCTCCCCTCATCCTTTGTATGCACCTACCCTTAAGGTTCAACAGTCTCAATAAGGAAAATGGAGCACCTTAGTTAATGATAAAACATACAGTGGAGACAAGAGTCGAGCATTTACCCAGCAGCGGCGCAGCATTACAGCAGACACTCTGCCAAAGAGAGATCATTGCCTTCCTTACACCCCCAGGATTCATTGTCTCTTAGCCTGGGAACCTGTCTCTGTTCCCAaacatggatattttttttGGCAGCAAGACGGAACAAAAGGCACAAAGAGAACTAAGaaaaccctttcagtgaagctgtagtctcttttttcctcctgttcccCTAAGGACGGGAAACCTAAGGATAGCTTAGAACACACGCAATCCTGCTACCTTTCTGGAAGGTGCTCAGTGCTCATAGGGACCCCTAAAGGAATGAGGGTGCTTGTAGATTCCAGCCCAGCCTTTGACCTTGAAAAATTAATCCCTTACCTTTAGCACCAAAAATACCACaaggttttgaaaatgaaatcacTGTTATATTTGAGTGGGTGTGTTATTTCGAGACAGCACTAATGTGATTATAAAATCAGTTGTGTCAGCTTATTGGCTCAGCTGCAGACACTGATCTGCTCGAGCGTCTGTTCCTCGAACCGGCTGCTCGCAGTGGGGTGCTTTGTCCCTCCTCAGCTCCACATAGAAATAGATGTGGATCTGATTCCCACTGGTGCACCAAAGAGAAAGAATTCCCTTCCTGTTGCACTTGCCCACCTCATCTCCATGAAACTTGGCATTTCCAGAGCACAAACACGAGCACAGCATCCTCCCAGCCCATTGAAAGGCCATAGCCCTTATATATATGTCCCCGCAGCCCTAGCCCCGCACATGCTGTGTTCCCTCTTTCCAAGTGGCGGCAGCCAAGTGGCAGCAGGCTCCAAACCTCCCAGCCACACTCTTCAGACTCTCCTCTGAATGTTCCTTTGCACTTGAGCTGCCTTTAAACATTTCCTCTCACCTATTACTGCATCCTGGTAGCAAGTATTTGTTTTCCCCTGTTTCTCTGTGGGTGTCTGACAGACATTCGGTGGCTTGCGCTGCCAGGCATGGTTTAATGCTGTCGGTGGCAGGTGACTCACTGGGATCAGAGGTGCCAGTCCTGGAAGGTTTGACTCAGCTCTTCATCCTTTGGCAGCagattgaaataaaatgcattgtaTCCGAGGCAGCTTTTCAGACACGGCCATACCAGTATGGCTTTCCATGCTTTACGTGTGTAGGATCTGTAAAGATCCCATAGCTTGCTTGCTCTGCTGGCTTGCTGGTTTTTCACATTTCCATGTGCTGGATCATTCAGCTGCCTCTGTGCACCTCAAAGACTGTTGAGGTTCATTGCTGCCACAGTTGTCCCAAGGCCAGGTAAATGCCATGTTCCCCTTACTGAAGGTGGAGACTCTGAAATCCTGCCATTAAAAACCTGCCAGATAACTGCTTTGCTGCTCATATAGCAAGAATATTTCATTCCccagtgaaaggaaaaggcagctgagTAAAATCTTATCTACCCATCTTTCCTCCTGTGACCAGCCTCAATGCAGTACACAATGCCCTCGGGCCAAACTCCAAGCTTTCCATATGAAAACCACATAAGGCTGTCTGTCCGGCACAGAGTATGTAAACATGAGGTCTGAACCCAGCATGAGCTGTGTTTGACCACAGTACCAAACTTGCAAGCTACAGAAACCTGACAGGTACTTAGTGCAATGGTCAAGATGTTTGTTATGGAGATGAGTATCTACTAATTTCCACTGAGAGTGAGAACATGTAATTTCTCATCATTGCGTTACATGGACTAACACTCTTGCGCCTTCCTCAGAAACCCAACCCAACATCAATTAAATACTTGCTCATCCGCAGcctaaaaacccaaacaatgtATCTCAAACTGTTTTTAATACATAGGTCTGCTGATAAATTGTGCAATTAAAATGGTGGTGGGGGAAAAACAAGCGCGGCCACCCTGTCTTAGGGTGTTTAGAGaagcctgagctctgctgtggatGTGAAGGGCCAAGCCTGTGACTGTACACAGAAAGCCAGAAGCGAGagtcttctgttttgctgtccTGAACACTTCATTCGCTCTCTGTGTCTGAGAGAATTTGTGCCAGTCTAAAAGCTTAAGAGGTTTTGCCCTTGTAATCTCTCTTCATAATAAGTATTCTAATTATTACTTGTAAAAACGgacaaatgtttaaaaaactgAAACTCATGAACTGCTTGAATTCATGAATCATTCAGATTGTGTTGTATAGACTTTTCTGATCTCCTAAATCTGGTGTCTACACTAACAAGAAGAGGTTAATGCTCTCTTTTTAACAGACACTGAGACTGTTCAGTGCCAAATCTGAGCCACGGCTTACACTGAATATTCACCCAGTGGCTGCCTTCCTGCTTATTCCCAGGGGGTTTTGGTCAAGGACACAGCTTTCTATTTTTGACGATTGGTTGGACTAATGGGATGGAAGCAAAGGAACAGGGTCCTGACCCTAAGTATGACCAGTACTCACACATTGATTTTGTGTGGACAGTCAGTGCAGGTGTAACTGAGCCAGCCTGCACAAGTCAACTGAGCTTTTAGGATAACAGAAATGTAGCTGCATTGCTGCCAGGACAATCTGAGgtccagaagcagcacagccaggttTGCAGAGGGCTGAGCTCAgtggcaacctgtgccagtgcctcaccaccctcacggggaagaacttcttcctaatgtctaacctaaatctcccctctttcagcttaaagccattactcTTTTAAGAGAACTTTTAAgaagacctgtaagatcatctagtccgACCACAAACCTgtccatttttttaatgtaaacaaaCATTGGAAGAAGAGGTccttaaaaacatgtttaaacaCATTAAGACCATTTTCTCCATGCACACAAATCAGACTCAAACCCACTCCACCTAAGCCTATTATGCCAACAGAGAGATCCACAGCACCTTCCTGGCACGCTCAGTCAGCTGTGAGACATCTCTGTCTCCCTGAGCTCATTGTCCAGGCTCCCTTTATAGTCAGTAGAGAAACCTGGATACTCCTAGGGCACAATTAACTTTATCCCAAGTTAGTTGCCTCCCTATTGATTATCATGAAGTCTAGTCAAGTAATACAGAGACATCCAAAGTTACTCAAGAGGAAACCCATGCCAGCATCTAGGAGGCCCTTTCAAACCCCAGAAGTGATTCCTCAAGTTTTGTGCTGGATAGCTGGAGCCATGTCACCGGCACAGGGATGTCCTCAGCCcttgacagcagcagctctagGAGTAGAGCTTGTAGAGCTCTAGGAGGTAGCTACAAGTAGTGTCCACATCTAATACAAAATGTGTCTTGCAAATACAGGCAAGGGCTAACAGCCATTTCTGGGTTATACCACATTGGCACCACTGCGCATTCTCCCTTTGCTGCAACTGAAGACATTCCTACAAGCAATTCCAGCGTGGTCAATGCCACCAGGATGGGTGGAGAACAGAGAGCAAGCATGTGAGGAGTGATCCCCAGACACAATGCTGAATGCACCCAAAATCTCCCCACAAACTaatctggcagcagcagcccttaACTGAACTCCATACCTCATCTTAACTCCAAACCTCAGCACTGTAAAAgaagggcaggaagggaaaCTTCAACATTATTATCTTGGTAAAcgaggagaaaagcaaaaagttaaaaacccaagctgtattttggcatttttccaTGTCAGTTTTCCCATTTCCCTCCCTCGTGcactttctgcagcagcaatcTGTCCTTTCCCTGAACGCTGAGCAATCCCAGCACTAAACTAATCAATATTAATAGCGATGGGCTCGGGcggggggaggagaggagaggagaggagggattACCCTGACCTTTTTCAACTCACACTGCCTCAGACGGCCACCAAGCAGctgaggagagagcagcagacGGTAATGCCATGTGGTTCTAGTAGCttgtaattgctttttttttcctccctgtgaaTATTTGCTTCTGTTGTCTCAGTGCAGATAGCAATGAAATCTGATTGTCTTCAGGAAGCTAAAAATACAATTAGATCAGCCGTCTCCGGGCCGATCCTCGCCTTGATGGGAAACTCCATGGAAATAAGGGCAATAATGGCCAGGCTGGATTTTAACTTGAATTTCTATTAAAACCAGGGATTGGATTAGGGAAGTTTTGACAGGTGAAGTGTTGAATGCCATTGTGCTTTGTGGATTTCTCTTCTAATAGACTATAATCAAACCCATTGAGCCTGCGACTGGGATATTGAGTGCGAGAGCAAACAAAGGGCTGGGTGAACCGGTCCTCTATTGTTAAGCACAAGTATCCACAGCAGCTCATCCAGATACAGGGTATGTATGGCACTCAGGACAGGGTGCTCGGAATCAAAGACGAATCCTATGAATTCAAACAAAATCATAATTGAAGCTCTTTGTTCATATTGGATTTGGGGGTTATTGGAGACTTTCTGGTTAGCTTAAAATAGAGGTTTACGTCAGGAGGCACTGTGGGTTATTGGCAGTTAATGCATTGTCTTGTCTTTACTGAGATATGCTTGTTTCCATGTgcaaaatatgatttttcttagaaatttcAGCTGGGAAATCCAGATAAAATCCTATTTATGCCTTTCCTCTTTCACTCCGTAAGAGCCAAGCCTCAGGGAGAGGTCCCAGCTTGAGGTGTTACATTTGGGGGGGGTTATTTGAATAAACATTTTGATGATATTATCATAGTTCTGCTTCCGAGCAGCAAATGCTTTGCAGGTGGCTGATAGCACAGCACTGGCTAATGAAGCCACGggtgtgtttttccttcctttgtcaGCATCCACCATGTCCGACAAACCAGATTTTGCAGAAATTGAAACATTTGACAAGACCAAGCTGAAGAAGACagaaaccagagagaaaaatccatTGCCCACTAAAGAAAGTAAGTGCTTACGAGGCTATTTGAACTATGAGTGGCAAGGACACAGTCTGTAATGCAGTTCATATGCAAAATGAATACTAATCACAGGATTACAGGCTCAAACTCATCCCTGACTTTAACTGGGGATAATACTAAGACTTGAACTCTATGTTGGGCTTCCAAGCATATGAGTAGTTGTAACCAATGGTGTATTTTGCCTGAAAAAGCCTTTCTGATGGGATTGCTCTTGTTTCTACTAAAAGCAAGACCAATTTTTCTCCTGGTTGCATGCAACAGGATCAAACTGTTTGTAATTGCCATGTTGCCAGCCTCTTTGGAGCAACAGACACACTGGCGAACCCTTGCGCATcctggcagcatccctgggagGTGCCTGGGCTCTGGATTTGATGTGTTATCAGGCAGATGAGCTGCTGCCCCCCACTGGTACCTGCTGTCAGCCCTGACCAGGAGCGCTCCAGGCACCTTCTCTGGGAGTCAGGCTGCAATAGAAACCCATCATTATCCTCATCTAACAGGCAATCTTCCTTAAGAAGGAAGATTTTCTCATACAGGGTCTTCTCCCACGCATGTGCTGGTATACCAGCAGTCAGATGGTGGTTGTAACTCCCATTCAACATGGCATTTCTCTGCATTTGGACTAGACTTTGTGAGCAGTTTGCTTCAGAACACTATCACTAACCACTTAGGATGTGTTAATATTGATAGCCATGGAGACACACTGTCCCTCAGCATAAGATACCTGTTTTGCCCTGGTTTGTTATCCCTACCAATGCTCAAGCTGTAAATACAAGAGAAGGTTTACACATCATAAACTGCACCCTACATGGGAACTAGTTGGCATTTTCAGGGTGGCCAAAGAGAGCCAGTAGGGATTTACCGTCCTCTGGCTTTAAAAATGACCATAGAAATGTGTATCCTGCAGAATCATTACAATGTTTATTGgtgatggttttgtttcctctgtttttctggCAGCTATcgaacaggaaaagcaaagtgaaagtACAGCCTGAGCGTAAAATTGAAGATGtgactgctgcttcttcagtggGGTTTTGGCTTCCAAGATGGGTTGTTTGTCTcgtccctcccaccccccaaaatGGGTTTGTTGCCCATTTATTTTAGCAAACATTTGCTCATTTAATGTTCCCCGGGGAATaagtttgctttgtgtttgttgAACAAGATACTATGTATTTGTATTCTTAAAACTGTAATCCCAAGTTCTGTATCAACCCCATTacttgccaaaaaaaaaagcaatttgcataaaaattgttttcctaaaCCTCACAATAAACAGGTTTCTTCTGATCTTGAGCTGTCTTTGAGCCTTGCAGAAACAGGGTTTACACTGCAACTCCTACTAGCATCCTTCTTGCTTTATTTGCATTGCCACAGCATCTAAAGAGCACAGCCAGGTCAACCCAGCTTGGCAGCAGGCATGAAGATTGCTGGCCTGCTTCAGTCCCATCCAACAGCAGGTTAGAGGTCTCAGAGACAAGAATCTGCTTATAAATGCCATGAAAAATTGATGGTTGGGCTGAGGAAATACTCAAATTAGCATCCCagaggggagcagggctgcagcactcTCTCCATagcatcttttctctctttagcCTGTAAAGATCCAGCCAACCTTGGGACAACTGCAGCACACGTAGCCTTTGGGCTGTCTAATATCAAGCAATGCAGGAaggtgggagaaggaaagaaagtttaTTACTGCACTGATTTCTGGGATGAGAGGGAGACCTTCAGCAGCCCAGGGGTATAGGACACACACCTTCAAAGCAAGCAAGAACTCCCTAAATCTCCGTTACTGGTGGTGCAATAACATCCTCACCAGTCTGCAGAAGGCTTGGCAAAAACAGACCCTGGTACCAGCTCAGGGGACTCTCAATTACATGGTATCACGTTATATCTGGAATTAATTTGCAGTCATATTAGAAAAACAAGTGCTTACCCTGGGAAGATAAACTGCTGTCCCTGGAGCTTCGGTGTGGTACTACTTGTGCTGTGGAACAGGAATGACTCTGTGTACTTCCACAGGGTTACTCTGGGTTTATACCTGCATAAAGCGAGGCAGAAACCAGCCCACAgccttcagaaaacagaagcgAATGGTCATGGTGATCTTTGGAAAGGTCTTGTTTACTTCAGGGTGGTTTGGCACTTGACATTTAACGTGAATAGTCAGAACTGCAATTAAACAATGGCAGCGTAGCCACAGAATGGGTGGCTTCTGGTGCCAACAAAAAGTAAACAGAGGTGGCCAAGAGACCGCAGGAGAACACAGAGCACGCAGGGCTAGGGACTGGAGTTAGGGCTTTGTTAATGGCAGTGGGATTCAAAGGGGCAAAAAGGCTGCTGCTTCGATCACCACCCATCACttcaatgctgctgctgttttcttttcatgacCAAGGGGTTTTGCACACTCTCCTTTGGGGACCTCACTCCCCTCAGTGCCCGACTCTAAAGGTTGGGGTATTTTTAGGGTCTGCTGGGTTTATTAAtactccttttt
This window contains:
- the LOC115615599 gene encoding thymosin beta-12-like; the protein is MSDKPDFAEIETFDKTKLKKTETREKNPLPTKETIEQEKQSESTA